ATGCTGGACATGGTGCTGGGCGGCACCTACACCTCCACGGCGTCCGAGGTGTCGTTCCTTTGGATGCTGCTGCAGATGTCGTCGGCTGGCGGACCCACGTTCGTCATCTCGGGTAAGGGCGGCTCCCAGGATGCCCGCCCGGTCGGCGGGATGGGTGCGATCTACCGGCCGATAGTGGCCGAGTTGGGCGACGCACTGCACTTGTCGCGGCCGGTACGCACCATCATCCAGGACACCGACGGAGTCACGGTCCAGTCAGACGGGTTCTCGGTGCGCGCCTACCGGGCGATCGTGGCGATCCCGATGGCTATCGCCAGTTCGATCGTTTACGAACCCGCACTGCCCGCGGACCGAGCCTTTCTCAACCAACGCATGCCCAGCGGCGCCGTCATCAAGACGTCCGTCATCTACGACGAACCGTTCTGGCGCGCCGACGGATTGTCCGGCCAGTCGGCCGCACCCGGAACGCCGGCCACCCTGACCATCGATGCGTGCACCGACACCGGGCGCCCGGGGATCATGTGCGCCATCACCGAGGGACCCGCGGCCCGCCGGCTGACCGACCTCAGCGAGTCTGACCGCAGATCCGTCATCATCGGTGAACTCATCGACAGGTTCGGCGAAAAAGCCCGCACACCAATGGAATACCACGAGCAGAACTGGTCCCTCGAACGTTATTCCGGCGGCGGCATGATCAGCCACACATCGACCGGTGTCCTCACCGAATACGGCCACGCGCTACGCCCACCGTGCGGCCGGGTGCATTGGGCCGGCACCGAGAGTTCAGCGATCATGTGCGGCTGGATCGACGGTGCTATCCGCTCCGGTGAGCGCGCCGCGGCCGAAGTGGTTGCGGCGCAGACTTAACCGATCCCGGTGCGCGGAATCACGCTGGGCCGGTTCTGCGTCACGTGCGGACTTGCGCCGCCGCGGCCCATCATGCCGCCAGGCATGCCGGCCCCCGCACCGCCGGCACCGGCGCCCATCGGCATCGGCATCATCGGCATCCCGCCACCGGTGGGCGAGCCGGCCGGCATCGAAGCAGGGGTGGGCGTAGCGCTCAATCCGTGCATCGCCGAGCTGGCCATGCCTTTCGGCGCTGACCCCACCCACGTCGGCGGCACCGACATCGCCCCCACCATCCGCGCCTGGCCCAGGCTGCCGGACATGCCCGCCCCCAGGCCTGCTCCTCCGCCGAGCCCTTTCATCGCCGGAGCGGTGTCCCCCACGAATTTGGTCGCGTCGCCCACACCGGTTGTGGCACTGGCCAATCCAGCTGTGCTGGCGGTGGCCGACTGTCCCGCCTGCATGAGCGGACCGATCATCATGCTGGCCGGCATGGCGCCCAGCTGAGCCACCGACGCGATCGACTGAATCGGCAAGGCCGAAGCTGCCGACTGCACTCCCGCCACCAGCCCCGGAGCCGCTCCGGTGACGCCTTGCAGAGCCGGACTGATTGCGGCCGACGCCATGGTCGCCAGGCCGGTGAACTGCGCACCGAGATTGGCCGCCAGGCCGGCCAGATCAACCGGCGGAGCGGCGAACGGGGTCAGACTCGCGGCCACCGCCGTCGCACCACCGTGATAGCCGACCATCGCCGCGACATCTTGCGCCCACATCTCCGCGTAATCGAACTCATTGGCCGCGATCGCCGGCGTGTTGAACCCCAGGAAGTTCGTCGCGATCAACGTCATCAGCGATATCCGGTTGGCGTCCACCACCGCCGGGTGCACCGTCGCCGTCAACGCCCCCTCGAACGCCGAGGCGGCCGTGCGCGCCAAACCCGCCGCCGCGTCCGCCTGGCCGGCCGCCGTCGTCATCCAGTCCTGGTACGGCAACGCCGCAGCGGCCATCGCCGCCGATGCCGGGCCTGTCCACTGCCCTCCGGTCAGTCCAGTGATCACCGCATTGAACGACGACGCCGACGCGGCCAGATCCGCCGCCAGACCGTCCCAGGCCGACGCCGCCGCATGCAGCGGACCCGGTCCGGCGCCGCTGAAAATCCGCAGCGAGTTGATCTCCGGCGGCAACCACGCAAAATCCAAAATCATCGCACCCCCAACCCCAGCCAGCGGTATGCAACTACTTTGGCCATTTGTCCCCTCGCACGGTCATGAATTCAGGTGACTGCCAGCAACATCCCAGGCCGTCTCAAGGCAGCAGTCCGGGCCCGCTGCCGATTGCCTCCGCGAGCTGTTCGGGCAGGAAAGTCAGCAGGCCCGGAAGGATGCCGCCGAAGGCAGTGCCGAACAGCGGGATTGTCCCCGACGTACCGAAGATTTCGAGTGTGAGCGACGCGGTCTGAGCCGGCGTCAGGATGCCCCCGAGGGGGACGTTCGTCGTCGTGGTCAGTTCTCCCAACGTCACCGAAAGCGGCAGCGTCGCTTGGCCATTGAGGAATCCGTCCAGAACGGTGGCGGGCGCGTCGAGCAGCGCCGCGCCGGCGCCCAGGACATTGCCGGTTTGCAGCGCGCCGAGCACGGCATTCGCGCTGGTGCCGAAGGCATTGACGGTGGTGACGACCGGACCTATGGCTTCCAGTCCCAGGACCAACGGCAGGCCCACATGAAGGTCGCCGGTGACCAGGTCCAGGGTTTGCGAGGTGTCGGTCAGGGTGGTGATCATGTTGGTGAGGTGCTGTGAGATCTGCGCGGGAACCGAGCCGGCGGGGAGCAGATCGGTGAAGTTCTGCGCCATCTGGCCCGGGATGGCCAGAATCGGCAACAGGTCACCGATGGTGCCCGTCGGGGTGATGTTGATCAGCATCGTCTCCATGTCCTGGTTGGCCACCAGGCCGGTCAGGAACAGGTTTCCGAATCCGGTCGCGACGCCGCGTGCCGCTCCCGTCACATCGCCCGTCGCGAGCTGCTGCGCGGCGGTCTGCACCGTCGCCGGCAGGGCGTTCGCGTTGGCGCTGAAGTCCAGGGCGGCGTTGTTCAGCGCGGTGGAAACCGTTTGGCCGTAGCCGATTTGCTGATCGACGATGGTTTGCAGCACAGCCGCCGGGTCGGCGGGTATTGCGAGGTTGAGCGGGGTGCCGAGTGCTGCGGCGATCGTCTGCCCGAAGCCGGTCTGGTTGCTGACGAACTGGCGAAGCAATGGCGCCGGATTCGCGGTGATGGCACTTTGCAGCGCTTGAAGATTGGCGGCCGTATTTGTGAAAAGCGCTTGGGAGGCAGCTGATTCGGCGCTCGCATAGGCGCCGGCGGCGACGCCCAGTGAACTGGCGAAACGCTCGCCGAACGCCTGCGCCTGGGTGTGGACGGCCTGGAACTCTGCACCGAAGCTGCCGAACATCGACGCGACCGCCGTCGATATCTCGTCTTGAGCGGCGGCCGCGATCCCGGTGGTCGGGCCGGCCACGGCAGCGGCGGCGTCGGTCAGCGAGGCACGAATGCCCGCCAGATCTTCGGCCGCGCCCTGCAGTTGTTCGGGCGCCGCGATGACAAACGACATATGAACCCCCCTTTGATATTTGACTTAGTTGAAGAGACCCGACTTCGCGTCGGCCTTATTGAAGAAGCCTGAATCGTCGTTGCCGGAGTTGCCGATACCGGAATTGAAGACATTCGAATTGGCGATGCCGATGTTGTCGAAGCCGGTGTTTGCGATGCCCGCCAGGAAACTTCCGTGGTTGTTGATGCCCACGTTGTTGCCGTTGCCGGAATTACCGAACCCGGACTCGAACGCCAGGCCGGTGTTCATGAACCCCGATGTATCGCCGCCGGAGTTGGAGAACCCCGATGAGTCCAGGCCGGTAGTGCCGAAGCCGGAGTTCTTGACCCCGACCGGCGTGATGGCACTGCCGAAACCCGTGTTGAGGTTGCCCGAGTCGAAGCCTCCGGTATTGCTGCGGCCGGCGTTGGCCCAACCGGTGTTGATATCACCGGCATTGAAATCCCCGGTGTTGAGTGAGCCGGCGTTCATGCTTCCGGTGTTCTGGAATCCGGCATTTCCGTAACCCAGGTTCTGCGAGCCGCCGTTTCCGAAGCCCATATTGTTCGCGCCGGCGTTCCCGAACCCGAAGTTGTTGAATCCGGCGTTGAGCGCACCGGTATTTCCCTGGCCCGCGTTGCTGAAGCCGGTGCTGAAGCTGCCCGAGTTCTCCAGGCCGAAGCTGTGGTTGCCGGAGTTGAAGATGCCGACGTTGCCGGTGCCCGAGTTGAAGAAGCCGATGTTGCCGGTGCCCGAGTTGCCGAAGCCGATGTTGCCGATACCCGAGTTCAGTGCACCGATGCCCACCTGGTTGTCCCCGGTGAGGCCGAACCCGATGTTGTTGTTACCGGTATTGCCGAAGCCGAAGTTGTGGTTGCCGGTGTTGGCGAACCCGACATTGTTGCTGCCGCGGTTGCCCAGGCCCATGTTGGCGTCGCCGCGATTGCCGTTGCCGACGTTGGCGCTGCCGAGGTTTCCGTTTCCCAGGTTGCCCTTGCCGAGGTTCCCGCTACCCATGTTGCCCTGGCCCGAGTTTCCGGCTCCGGTGTTGCCGATACCCGAGTTGCCGCTGCCCACATTCTGATCACCGCGGTTGCCGTTGCCGACGTTGCCGTTTCCGGAGTTGCCGCTGCCGAGGTTGGCGTCGCCGAAGTTGCCGTTGCCCACGTTGCCGGTGCCGTGGTTGCCGCCGCCCAGGTTCTGAGCACCGATGTTGCCCAGCATCGCCTGTACCTGAGCCAGCCCGGGCAGGCTCGGCAGCGTCTGCTGCAGTGGTGCAAGCTGCGCGACCGCCGCCGACGCCCCGCTGTGGTAGCCCAGCATCGCCGCCACATCCTGAGCCCACATGTCTTCATAGGTGGCCTCAGCGGCGGCGATCGCAGGTGCATTCTGGCCGAACAGATTCGAAATGATCAGGGAGACAATCTGATTGCGATTGGCGGCCACCATCCCCGGGTGGACCGTGGCCGCCACCGCCGCCTCGAACGCCGACGCGGCGGCCCGCGCCTGACCGGCCGTGCCCTGCGCTTGGGCCGCTGCAGTGGACAGCCACCCCAGATAAGGGGCGGCCGAGCCGGCCATCGCGGCCGCCGCCGGACCTTGCCACACCGCCTCCGTCAGCCCAGAGGTCAACGATGCGAAGGAACGCGCCGCGGTATCGAGTTCACCGGCCAGCGCGTCCCATGCCGTCGCCGTCGCCAGCATCGAACCCGGCCCTGGCCCCAGATACATCCGCGCCGAATTGATCTCCGGCGGCAGCACCGCGAAATTCATGCGAGTCGTCCCTCCTTGCGGAAGTCAACGATGCTCGGCCGTGGCTGAAGGAACGTCGGTTACAGCGCGTAATTCCGGTGCCGTGGGGGTCGTACATCCCGTGGGGTGAGGGTCGTACGGGGTGTGCGGCTATTGAGGCGCCACCGCCGCGGCGGGAAGCCCCCCCCCCCCCCGCGAGCGACCGCAAAATGCCGGCCGTGGCGGCGTGTCCCTGGCAACACGCGGGCGCTCGGCAGCAAGGCCCACCGCGAGCGACCCCAAAATGCCGGCCGTAGCGGCGTGTCCCCGGCAACACGCGGGCGCTCGCGCCAAAGGAGCGGCAGGCCCCACCGCGGCCGGAAACCCCACCGCGAGCGTCCACAAAATGCCGGCCGTAGCGGCGTGTCCCTGGCAACACGCGGGCGCTCGCGCCAACGGAGCAGCAGGCCCCACCGCGGCCGGATAGCGAACTTTTTCTACTCATGTTGAACCGTTGCCGGCCTCCCTGCGTGACACTGGGAGTCACAGGCACAGCAAGAGGGCAGTCTGAATCGGGTTTGACATGTGCGTGAGCGAATTTCTGCCGACGAGAACAGTAACTCTGTTGCTCGCCGAAGCCGACCGCTCGGCGCTGCCATGGGACGACCTGCCCGAGACGACGGCAGGCGACCGTGAACTCGTCCAGAACACCGTGTCAGACATCATTGCCACCCATGGCGGCGTAGGGCCGGTCAAACCACACTCTGCAGGCAACATCGCCGACGAGTTCCTGGCCGTTTTCGCCCGGGCCACCGATGCGCTCGCCTGCGCGATCGATTTGCAGCAGGCGCCGCTGGCTCCGATCCAGCTAAGAGCCGCGGTGCATACCGGCGAGGTGCAACTAGGTGGGTCGGGCACCTACACCGGCCCCACCGTCGACCGGGCGGCACGGCTGCGCGATCTCGCACACGGTGGCCAGGTGGTGGTGTCGGGCACCACCCACGATCTGGTTGTCGACCACCTCCCGGACGACGTCTGGCTTGCCGATCTCGGCACCCATCTGTTGCGTGACCTGCCTCGCCCCGAACGGGTCACGCAGTTGTGCCACCCCGACCTGCGTATCGAGTTCCCGCCGCTCCAGGTGGCCAAAGATGCTGCACCACAGAATGTTCCGGCGCAGTTGACCCGATTCGTCGGCCGCGCTGCGCAGATGAACGACGTACGCAAGTTCCTCGCCGACAACCGGCTGGTCACCCTGGCTGGTACCGGTGGCGTCGGAAAGACCCGGCTGGCGGCCCAGATCGCCGCACAGGCGGCGAGCGAGTTCGGCGACGGCGTATGGTTCGTGGATTTGGCGCCGGTCAGTCAGCCCGAGGTGGTGCCGGTGGCCGTGTTGCGCGCGCTGGGATTGCCCGACCAGCCGGGCCGTTCGGCACTCGACACGTTGTTGCGCTTCCTCGGCGACCGGGACGCGCTGGTGGTGCTGGACAATTGCGAGCACCTGATCGATGCGTGCGCCGCACTGGTCCGCGGCCTGTTGGGCGAGTGCCCGCAGCTGACCATCTTGGCCACCAGCCGGGCACCCATCGGAGTTCCGGGTGAGCTGACCTGGCGGGTGCCGTCCCTGTCGCTCTCCGACGAAGCGATCGAGTTGTTCATCGACCGCGCCCGGCTGGCCCGGCCCGACTTCAGCATCACTGCCGCCGACGCCGCGGCGGTGCAGGATATCTGTGGGCGCCTCGACGGCCTGCCCTTGGGAATAGAGCTCGCGGCGGCGGCCGTGCGGGTGATGTCACTCGGCGAAATCCTGGACGGGCTGCGCAACCGCTTTCGGCTACTCACCGACGGCGGACCGGCCCGTCGACGCCAAACCCTGGGCGCGTCGGTCGACTGGTCGCACGCCCTGCTGACCGAACCCGAGCGGATGTTGTTCCGCCGGCTGGCCGTCTTCAGCGGTGGCTTCGACCACGAAGCCGCGCGGACCGTGTGCGCCGACGGTCAACTGGCGCCGCATCAGGTTTTCGATCAGCTCACCCTGTTGGTGGACAAATCACTGGTGCTGGCCGAGAACGCCGAGGACCGGACTCGGTTCCGGATGCTGGAAACGGTGCGGCACTACGCGATCGAAAGGCTGCACGAATCCGGTGAGGCCGACGCGCTGATCGCACGCCATCGCGACCACTACGGGCGGATGGCCGCCGCGCTGGACAACCCGACCGATGGGGAACACCAGCGCCGGATCGAACAGGTGGAGATCGAGATTGACAATCTGCGGGCGGCTTTTGCCGGCTGTCGCGACAACCGTGAACTCGAGCCCGCGCTGGAACTCACGTCGGCGCTGCAGCCGCTCTGGCTGACGCGCGGGCGCATCCAGGAAGGTCTGGCGTGGTTCGACGCGGTGCTCACCGACCGCAGCGCCCTGTCCGGCGTCTCGCCGGTGGTGCGCGGGCGGGCGCTCGCCGACAGAGCGGCCCTGGACGCATCGCGCAGCGTTCACGACAATCTCGAGCAGGCACAGCAAGCGGTGGCCATCGCCCGCGAGGTCAAGGACCCGGCCCTGCTGGCCCGCGCGCTCACCTCGTGTGGCGCGATCAGCTCCTTCAGCGCCGAGGCGGCCCGCCCGTATCTGTCCGAGGCGATCGGCATCGCGCGCGAGCTCGGCGACCGGTGGCGCCTGACGCAGATCCTGACGTGGCAGGCCTACGGCGCGTTCTATGCCGGTGACCCGATCGCCGGTTATGCGGCTTCCCGGGAGGGGCGCGACCTTGCCGAGGACATCGGCGATCAGTTTCACGCCCGCTCCTGCCGGTGGACGCTGGGTCTGGCGCAGATGATGAAAGGCGTTCTGGGCGAGGCGATCACGCAATTCCGCGCGGTCACCGCCGATGCCGATGCGGCGCACGACGTGTTGTTCCGGTGGGGCAGCCGGCTTGCGCTGTGCAACGCACTCGCGTTCCACGGCGACACCGAAGCCGCCAAGGCCGCGGCCAACGCGTCGTTGGCGGCCGCAGCGGACCTGTGGCCGCACAACCAGGGCTTCAGCTATGCCGTCCTGGCAACCGCGGCCGTGGCCGCCGGTGACGTCGCGGCCGCGGCCACGGCCAGCGAGGCGGCCCAAGAACTGCTCAGCGTGCAGGGCGAACTGGCCGGCGCCAACACCAACCCGATGGCCGAAGTGGCCTTGGCGCGCGGCGATCTGGTCACCGCGGGGCGTTGGGCCGACCAGGAAGTCGCGGCGTCGTCGGGCTGGCATCTGGCGCGGGCATTGACGACGCGCGCCCGCGTCGCGATCGCCAAGCATGAGCCGGATCAGGCCGAGCGCGACGCCCACCGAGCACTCGCCTGCGCCGCCGAACACCAGGCACACCTGGCCGTGCCGGACATCCTCGAGTGCCTGGGCCGGCTGGCCGCGGACGGCCTGGCCCATCGGGACGCGACGCGACTCTTGGCCGCGGCCAACCACATTCGTCGCGACCTCGGTTGCGTCCGGTTCAAGGTCTACGAAGCCGACCACCACAGCACCCTTATGCATCTGCGTGAAGTACTGGGCGACAATGCTTTTGACGACGCATGGCGGGAGGGCGAAGGCCTCTCCCTCGACGAGGCCGTTGCCTACGTGCGGCGGGGGCGCGGCGAACGCAAACGCCCGGCCAGCGGCTGGGCGGCACTGACTCCCACGGAGCGCGATGTGGTCCGCCTCGTCGCGGAGGGCCTGGCCAACAACGAGATTGCCGCACGGCTCTTCGTTTCCCGCCGGACGGTGCAGACCCACCTCACGCACGTGTACGCCAAGCTCGGTATCAGTTCCCGGGTGCAACTCGCCCATGAAGGTGTCTCCCACGGCTGAGGCCGATATACGACCCCTCAGCCGCACGATCTACGTCCTCTGACCGACGTTCCGCACCGCACCATCCCGCACTGTCGAGTCATTACTCGACGTTCAGGAGTGCAGCAATGTCGTTTGTATCGGTAGCCCCCGAGATGGTGGCCGCAGCGGCCGCGGATGTGCAGAGCATCGGAACGGCGCTCAGTGCCGCCCATGCGGCGGCTGCGGCCCCGACCGTCGGGGTGTTGGCGGCCGGGGCCGACGAGGTGTCCGCGGCCATCGCAGCCTTGTTTTCCGGCCACGCGCAGGTCTACCAGACGCTCAGCGCCGAGGCGGAGCTGTTCCACCAGCAATTCGTGCAACTGCTGAACGCCGGCGGCGCGATGTATGCCAGCGCGGAGGCGGCCAACCTCAATCCCTTGCAGAGCCTCCTGGACGGCATCAATGCCCCCATCCAGGCCGCCACCGGTCGTCCGCTCATCGGAAACGGCACCAACGGCGCCGCGGGGACGGGGCAGAACGGCACCGCCGGCGGGTGGTTGATCGGTAACGGCGGCTCCGGTGGATCCGGCACCAACGGCGGCACCGCCGGTGGGGCGGGCGGCGCCGGCGGGGCCGGCGGACTGATCGGCAACGGCGGGGCCGGCGGCGCCGGCGGAACCTCGCTGGCCGGCCCGGGCGGCGCCGGCGGCCACGGCGGGGCGGCCGGCCTGTTCGGCTCCGGCGGCGTGGGTGGCGCCGGCGGGAACTCGGAGGCGGTCGCGGGAGCCGGCGGCGCGGGCGGCAACGCCGGACTATTGTTCGGCGCGGCCGGCACCGGCGGCGGCGGCGGTCATGCTGACAGCATCACCCAGGCGGGCGGGACGGGCGGCGCCGGCGGCGCCGGCGGCCTGTTCTCCAACGGCGGGGCCGGCGGAGTCGGCGGAACCGCCATCGGCGGGACCGCCGGGGCCGGCGGGGCCGGCGGCACGGGCGGGACGTTCGGGTCGGGCGGGGCCGGCGGAGCGGGCGGAGTCAGCACCGGCGGGACCGGCGGGCTCGGCGGGGCCGGCGGCAGCGGAGGGACATTCGGCGCGGGCGGCCACGGCGGCAGCGGCGGGCACGGCTCAGTCAGCGGTGGGACCGGCGGCGCCGGAGGCAACGCCGGCATGCTCAGCCTCGGAGCCGGCGGCGCCGGAGGCAACGGCGGCGAGAGCATCACCCCCGCGACAGGCAACGGCGGGGCCGGCGGAGCCGGCGGAAACGCCGGCCTGCTCTTCGGCGAAGGCGGGACCGGCGGCAACGGCGGGTTCGGACCCACCAACGGCGGCAAGGGCGGCGCCGGCGGCAACGCCGGGATGATCGCCGGCTCGGGCGGCTCGGGTGGCGCCGGCGGTGACGCCGGAACCGCTCTGGGCGGCGCCGGCGGCGCCGGAGGCGGCTCCGGGCTGATCGGCAACGGCGGCAACGGCGGAAGCGGAGGCACCGGTCAGGCCGCCGCCGGCAGCACCGGCGGGGCGGGCGGCGCCGGCGGCAACGGCATGCTGATCGGCGACGGCGGCAACGGCGGCAACGGCGGCTTGGGCGCGACGAAGGGCGGGGCGGGCGCCGGCGGCATCAGCGGCCAGCTGTTGGGCCTGGACGGCTTCAATGCGCCAGCCAGCACCAACCCGCTGCACACCATGCAGCAGCAGCTGATCAATGCCGTCAACGCGCCAGTTCAGGCGGCGACCGGCCACCCGCTGATCGGCAACGGCGCCAATGGCGCAGCGGGAACGGGCGCCGCCGGGGGCGACGGCGGCCTGTTGTTCGGCAACGGCGGGATCGGTGGCTCCGGCGCCGCCGGCGCCGCGGGCGGCCACGGCGGGGCCGGTGGCGGAATGTTCGGCACCGGCGGCGCCGGCGGAGCGGGCGGCGCATCGACGACCACCAACGGAGGTGCCGGCGGAGCGGGCGGCAACGGCGGCCTGCT
This genomic stretch from Mycobacterium paragordonae harbors:
- a CDS encoding flavin monoamine oxidase family protein, with translation MTDVDYCVVGAGFAGLTAALRLKQAGHSVALLEARDRVGGRTFTVTRDDGVWVDRGGAWIGPGQDRIYALMQEFDVPEYKQHNDGDAMMIVDGKKRRYGGKLPWTMSPWAVANLGMGLMSIEQMCKTIPREAPWEAEEAAEWDRMSIGDWLERNVLSRPAREMLDMVLGGTYTSTASEVSFLWMLLQMSSAGGPTFVISGKGGSQDARPVGGMGAIYRPIVAELGDALHLSRPVRTIIQDTDGVTVQSDGFSVRAYRAIVAIPMAIASSIVYEPALPADRAFLNQRMPSGAVIKTSVIYDEPFWRADGLSGQSAAPGTPATLTIDACTDTGRPGIMCAITEGPAARRLTDLSESDRRSVIIGELIDRFGEKARTPMEYHEQNWSLERYSGGGMISHTSTGVLTEYGHALRPPCGRVHWAGTESSAIMCGWIDGAIRSGERAAAEVVAAQT
- a CDS encoding PPE family protein gives rise to the protein MILDFAWLPPEINSLRIFSGAGPGPLHAAASAWDGLAADLAASASSFNAVITGLTGGQWTGPASAAMAAAALPYQDWMTTAAGQADAAAGLARTAASAFEGALTATVHPAVVDANRISLMTLIATNFLGFNTPAIAANEFDYAEMWAQDVAAMVGYHGGATAVAASLTPFAAPPVDLAGLAANLGAQFTGLATMASAAISPALQGVTGAAPGLVAGVQSAASALPIQSIASVAQLGAMPASMMIGPLMQAGQSATASTAGLASATTGVGDATKFVGDTAPAMKGLGGGAGLGAGMSGSLGQARMVGAMSVPPTWVGSAPKGMASSAMHGLSATPTPASMPAGSPTGGGMPMMPMPMGAGAGGAGAGMPGGMMGRGGASPHVTQNRPSVIPRTGIG
- a CDS encoding PE family protein encodes the protein MSFVIAAPEQLQGAAEDLAGIRASLTDAAAAVAGPTTGIAAAAQDEISTAVASMFGSFGAEFQAVHTQAQAFGERFASSLGVAAGAYASAESAASQALFTNTAANLQALQSAITANPAPLLRQFVSNQTGFGQTIAAALGTPLNLAIPADPAAVLQTIVDQQIGYGQTVSTALNNAALDFSANANALPATVQTAAQQLATGDVTGAARGVATGFGNLFLTGLVANQDMETMLINITPTGTIGDLLPILAIPGQMAQNFTDLLPAGSVPAQISQHLTNMITTLTDTSQTLDLVTGDLHVGLPLVLGLEAIGPVVTTVNAFGTSANAVLGALQTGNVLGAGAALLDAPATVLDGFLNGQATLPLSVTLGELTTTTNVPLGGILTPAQTASLTLEIFGTSGTIPLFGTAFGGILPGLLTFLPEQLAEAIGSGPGLLP
- a CDS encoding PPE family protein encodes the protein MNFAVLPPEINSARMYLGPGPGSMLATATAWDALAGELDTAARSFASLTSGLTEAVWQGPAAAAMAGSAAPYLGWLSTAAAQAQGTAGQARAAASAFEAAVAATVHPGMVAANRNQIVSLIISNLFGQNAPAIAAAEATYEDMWAQDVAAMLGYHSGASAAVAQLAPLQQTLPSLPGLAQVQAMLGNIGAQNLGGGNHGTGNVGNGNFGDANLGSGNSGNGNVGNGNRGDQNVGSGNSGIGNTGAGNSGQGNMGSGNLGKGNLGNGNLGSANVGNGNRGDANMGLGNRGSNNVGFANTGNHNFGFGNTGNNNIGFGLTGDNQVGIGALNSGIGNIGFGNSGTGNIGFFNSGTGNVGIFNSGNHSFGLENSGSFSTGFSNAGQGNTGALNAGFNNFGFGNAGANNMGFGNGGSQNLGYGNAGFQNTGSMNAGSLNTGDFNAGDINTGWANAGRSNTGGFDSGNLNTGFGSAITPVGVKNSGFGTTGLDSSGFSNSGGDTSGFMNTGLAFESGFGNSGNGNNVGINNHGSFLAGIANTGFDNIGIANSNVFNSGIGNSGNDDSGFFNKADAKSGLFN
- a CDS encoding LuxR family transcriptional regulator, with protein sequence MSEFLPTRTVTLLLAEADRSALPWDDLPETTAGDRELVQNTVSDIIATHGGVGPVKPHSAGNIADEFLAVFARATDALACAIDLQQAPLAPIQLRAAVHTGEVQLGGSGTYTGPTVDRAARLRDLAHGGQVVVSGTTHDLVVDHLPDDVWLADLGTHLLRDLPRPERVTQLCHPDLRIEFPPLQVAKDAAPQNVPAQLTRFVGRAAQMNDVRKFLADNRLVTLAGTGGVGKTRLAAQIAAQAASEFGDGVWFVDLAPVSQPEVVPVAVLRALGLPDQPGRSALDTLLRFLGDRDALVVLDNCEHLIDACAALVRGLLGECPQLTILATSRAPIGVPGELTWRVPSLSLSDEAIELFIDRARLARPDFSITAADAAAVQDICGRLDGLPLGIELAAAAVRVMSLGEILDGLRNRFRLLTDGGPARRRQTLGASVDWSHALLTEPERMLFRRLAVFSGGFDHEAARTVCADGQLAPHQVFDQLTLLVDKSLVLAENAEDRTRFRMLETVRHYAIERLHESGEADALIARHRDHYGRMAAALDNPTDGEHQRRIEQVEIEIDNLRAAFAGCRDNRELEPALELTSALQPLWLTRGRIQEGLAWFDAVLTDRSALSGVSPVVRGRALADRAALDASRSVHDNLEQAQQAVAIAREVKDPALLARALTSCGAISSFSAEAARPYLSEAIGIARELGDRWRLTQILTWQAYGAFYAGDPIAGYAASREGRDLAEDIGDQFHARSCRWTLGLAQMMKGVLGEAITQFRAVTADADAAHDVLFRWGSRLALCNALAFHGDTEAAKAAANASLAAAADLWPHNQGFSYAVLATAAVAAGDVAAAATASEAAQELLSVQGELAGANTNPMAEVALARGDLVTAGRWADQEVAASSGWHLARALTTRARVAIAKHEPDQAERDAHRALACAAEHQAHLAVPDILECLGRLAADGLAHRDATRLLAAANHIRRDLGCVRFKVYEADHHSTLMHLREVLGDNAFDDAWREGEGLSLDEAVAYVRRGRGERKRPASGWAALTPTERDVVRLVAEGLANNEIAARLFVSRRTVQTHLTHVYAKLGISSRVQLAHEGVSHG